In one window of Thalassophryne amazonica chromosome 9, fThaAma1.1, whole genome shotgun sequence DNA:
- the arhgap32b gene encoding rho GTPase-activating protein 32 isoform X5, translating to MLLAYLSRLSAIADNKINCGPALTWMEVDNKGNHLLVHEESSINVPAIAAAHVIKRYIAQASDELSFEVGDIVSVIDMPPKEDTTWWRGKHGFQVGFFPSECVELINDKVPQSMTNSVPKPASSPCSGLQPASWSLFPPYLEMESVIDDSTWVADPLNHYNLSSVSKKHGKLITFLRSFMKSRPTKQKLKQRGILRERVFGCDLGEHLLNSGHDVPQVLKSCTEFIEKHGVVDGIYRLSGIASNIQKLRHEFDSEQIPDLTKDVYIQDIHCVGSLCKLYFRELPNPLLTYQLYEKFSEAVSAATDEERLIKIHDVIQQLPPPHYRTLEFLMRHLSHLAAFSYITNMHSKNLAIVWAPNLLRSKQIESACFSGTAAFMEVRIQSVVVEFILNHVDVLFSTKLSTLIREGAGHNSVSRPKSLLVSSPSTKLLSLEEAQARTQAQINSPVTEDSKYIEVGEGPAALQGKFHTVIEFPTERKRPPIKTKKSPVGSWRSFFNLGKSSSMSKRKLHRNPSEPNELKAMALTRGRGDTATLRSAKSEESLSSLHNVEGESKVYRPRRPRSSSDALSASFNGELLDSRQHCDSYDNLDATEDSDGDDGPICVPALISPPRSAGEDVDLSPPDIGMASLDFDPMSFQCSLHDTTYSFPLDDSPAGAEGLTLKRSPGSVRGKSNSSDVISASFLGGVTPRLSSTDLSPAAGEKAERRKLTSSYSFSDKPTQAVSPIKCGKTTSLEPFVTSELFSSEMPDMNAGRQVVPPQPVTPPSARRTSLSLMGSVLLRAGEPSLSEAFQMELHSKLTAFDSMDSRDAKTENGAGSQEHQGVVAPDSSKDTTPHSLCSAAPHSFPPPPPPPPKNAARMLALAMAESAQQVSVQSRSSEPSTPVSPLQSQDTLNFQDSPLHPLTHFQSPCEEEGGRGGSPLPNAAVLPITSPYASILIQDNKRQLSEATSMTTKNSDSTKLDASPLDTPLYQCAPVVVNSVSQISPSRKSPEKVKTFTGQATLHTSSSDTTPATTPSDSYTSSAGLPQPLPEAKPEETAPPPTLPKPSEQLLPQPPKKPTVLLPQPQTQSQQLNQPQAHIQPHGPPQLQPQTQPHAQTLPQAQSAPLTHPQLHSKASARVAPTSAEPVDKPWEAIKPVQPCTESTKYHDSCGAAPPTPPVRTMESKLATAALSQSEASFHILSDGSVPGCAEEALPHRSLSPLKSSTHQTAYLYHAKGEPVLIEPSGPPYYHQRAVPLGPQPSMPHHYRSDSVPPHVSYVSKSAPQIPYSARVDNRYSTLGPRSYHHSIKSRGNPRSVYVAPGPGHQGQGFGPVDRSHTYHTIRRVHSLHVPSTICSVPIQRTEVPPDDDMFFYHRPVYPCKAYQQVPPQQQQQSSQADYHVTQLQPYFENGRVQYRYSPYSGSSPLEVPYCDIDPYGTIRVRHFHSYGSRDPGAVVGRPGGKAAGYHYLSRHVLPSGKEHSFVSRDIPPGHLTKEAPAYLGWDPEELERLHAHSIRRESRARQKIKGPVLSQYDNVGLFTPADISGYETLHLRSKSDPGKTVLVAAESKDGRYLPRHLVSDPEGLVYLETEKHIQGSAIGDKSDGLVKQSSSKKCQSSHSHPATLSHSLVHLQESSQHEAGEEKLCTDSSRSKHWQQDYSSKRNVQPRYDCPDPDHHQSKVKTMSGYHGINEQPSAPREQLPRSKPERSHSVREHQSKPEPDRDYSYQKPNTKTVLSHYDNLDDYHPIPQPQAPGQKRGGSGSYPAPGFPVSHNNRAYSTALGQGAFLQTDLAIQRPEAEIRTE from the exons TGTCTAAGAAACACGGGAAGCTGATCACCTTTTTGCGCTCCTTCATGAAGTCCAGACCCACCAAGCAAAAGCTGAAGCAGAGGGGCATCCTTCGCGAGAGGGTTTTTGGCTGTGACCTGGGCGAACACCTGCTCAACTCTGGCCATGATG TTCCTCAGGTCCTCAAGAGCTGCACAGAGTTCATCGAAAAGCACGGTGTGGTGGATGGCATCTACCGCCTCTCTGGAATTGCATCAAATATCCAGAAATTGCG GCATGAGTTTGACTCTGAACAGATCCCTGACTTGACCAAAGATGTGTACATCCAGGACATCCACTGTGTGGGCTCACTGTGTAAGCTGTACTTCAGAGAGTTGCCAAACCCCCTGCTCACCTACCAGCTATATGAGAAATTCTCT GAGGCTGTATCAGCGGCAACAGACGAAGAACGTCTCATCAAAATCCATGATGTCATCCAGCAGCTTCCTCCACCGCATTACAG GACTCTGGAGTTCCTAATGAGACACCTTTCCCACCTGGCAGCATTCAGCTACATCACCAACATGCACAGCAAGAACCTGGCAATCGTCTGGGCTCCCAACCTGCTGAG GTCGAAACAGATTGAATCGGCGTGTTTTAGTGGTACGGCGGCCTTCATGGAGGTCAGAATCCAATCGGTGGTGGTGGAGTTCATTCTCAACCACGTGGACGTTCTGTTTAGCACGAAACTGAGCACACTCATCCGTGAGGGAGCAG GTCACAACTCCGTGTCCCGGCCAAAGTCTCTGCTGGTCTCATCCCCATCCACAAAGCTGCTGAGTCTGGAGGAGGCTCAGGCCAGGACTCAGGCTCAGATCAACTCTCCAGTCACAGAAGACAGCAAGTACATCGAGGTGGGAGAAGGTCCGGCCGCTCTGCAGGGCAAGTTTCACACGGTCATCGAGTTTCCTACTGAGAG GAAGAGGCCTCCTATTAAAACCAAGAAGTCTCCTGTGGGTAGTTGGAGGTCTTTCTTTAACCTTGGAAAGTCATCTTCTATGTCCAAACGCAAGCTGCACCGTAACCCCAGTGAGCCAAATGAACTGAAGGCCATGGCTCTGACCA GAGGCAGAGGTGACACAGCAACATTGCGATCAGCCAAAAGTGAGGAGTCACTAAGTTCTCTGCACAATGTTGAAG GGGAGTCAAAGGTGTACCGCCCGCGACGTCCCCGCTCCAGCAGTGACGCCCTGTCAGCTTCCTTTAATGGCGAGCTGCTGGACAGCCGGCAGCACTGCGACTCCTACGACAACCTGGATGCCACAGAGGACAGCGACGGAGACGACGGGCCCATCTGTGTGCCTGCTCTCATCTCGCCGCCCCGCTCAGCAGGAGAAGATGTAGACCTCAGCCCACCTGACATTGGCATGGCCTCTTTGGACTTTGACCCCATGTCTTTTCAGTGTAGCCTCCATGACACCACCTACTCCTTTCCCCTGGACGACTCTCCAGCCGGGGCTGAAGGCTTGACACTCAAGAGGAGCCCCGGCAGCGTCCGTGGAAAAAGCAACAGTTCAGACGTCATCTCTGCTTCTTTTTTAGGCGGTGTGACTCCTCGTCTGTCGTCCACAGACTTGAGCCCGGCGGCTGGGGAGAAGGCAGAGAGGAGGAAGCTGACCTCTTCGTATTCCTTCTCAGATAAACCCACACAAGCTGTGTCACCTATTAAATGTGGGAAAACCACGAGTTTGGAACCATTTGTCACTTCAGAGCTGTTCTCTTCAGAAATGCCGGACATGAATGCAGGCAGACAGGTTGTCCCTCCGCAGCCGGTAACCCCTCCTTCAGCGCGCAGAACCTCGCTTTCCCTGATGGGCAGTGTGCTGCTGCGAGCAGGCGAGCCGTCCCTGAGCGAAGCCTTCCAAATGGAGCTGCACTCCAAACTCACAGCCTTTGATAGCATGGACAGTCGAGATGCAAAAACTGAGAATGGCGCAGGAAGCCAAGAACACCAAG GAGTTGTAGCTCCAGACTCGTCAAAGGACACCACCCCACATTCCTTATGCTCTGCAGCTCCCCATTcttttcctcctcctccccctcctcctcctaaAAACGCCGCCCGCATGTTGGCCCTGGCCATGGCTGAGTCTGCTCAGCAGGTCTCCGTTCAGTCTCGGTCCTCTGAGCCCTCCACTCCAGTGTCCCCTCTGCAGTCACAAGACACCTTGAACTTCCAGGACTCACCACTTCATCCGCTTACACATTTCCAAAGTCCCTGTGAAGAGGAAGGTGGACGGGGGGGTTCCCCGCTACCAAATGCTGCTGTCTTACCTATCACCTCGCCTTATGCCTCCATTTTAATTCAAGACAACAAACGGCAGCTATCAGAAGCAACCAGCATGACTACCAAGAACTCAGACAGCACCAAGTTAGATGCTTCTCCACTAGACACTCCTCTTTACCAATGTGCACCCGTCGTCGTCAACTCAGTTAGCCAGATTTCTCCAAGCAGGAAAAGCCCAGAAAAGGTGAAGACTTTTACTGGACAAGCCACACTCCACACCAGCTCATCTGATACCACTCCAGCAACCACCCCTAGTGACAGCTACACGAGCTCTGCAGGCTTACCACAGCCACTTCCTGAG GCCAAACCAGAAGAGACTGCACCACCTCCAACGCTTCCAAAACCATCAGAACAACTGCTGCCTCAGCCGCCTAAAAAGCCGACTGTCCTGCTGCCCCAACCTCAGACGCAGTCCCAGCAGCTAAATCAACCACAAGCTCACATCCAGCCTCATGGTCCACCACAGTTGCAACCGCAAACTCAGCCTCATGCACAAACCCTTCCACAGGCACAATCCGCACCCTTGACTCATCCTCAGCTGCACTCGAAAGCCAGTGCGAGAGTGGCCCCCACCTCTGCTGAGCCTGTTGATAAACCTTGGGAGGCCATAAAGCCTGTACAACCCTGCACAGAGTCCACAAAATACCACGACTCCTGTGGAGCGGCACCTCCAACTCCTCCAGTTCGTACTATGGAGAGCAAACTGGCTACAGCAGCACTCAGCCAAAGCGAAGCCTCCTTCCATATCTTGAGTGACGGTTCCGTGCCTGGCTGTGCGGAGGAAGCTCTGCCTCATCGTTCTCTTTCTCCCCTTAAATCTTCCACACACCAGACAGCCTACCTGTACCATGCTAAAGGAGAACCAGTCCTAATTGAGCCTTCTGGGCCTCCATATTATCACCAGAGGGCTGTTCCTCTGGGCCCACAGCCATCCATGCCACACCATTACCGGTCAGACAGTGTCCCTCCACACGTCTCCTATGTGTCTAAGTCTGCGCCTCAGATACCTTACAGTGCCAGAGTCGACAACCGATATAGCACTTTAGGCCCCAGGTCATACCACCATTCTATAAAGTCCAGGGGCAACCCCAGGAGTGTGTATGTGGCACCTGGACCAGGTCACCAGGGTCAGGGTTTTGGGCCTGTGGACAGGTCCCACACTTATCACACCATCCGCAGAGTGCACTCCCTCCATGTTCCTTCCACAATCTGTTCAGTGCCCATCCAAAGGACGGAGGTTCCTCCAGACGATGACATGTTCTTCTACCATCGGCCTGTGTATCCATGCAAAGCCTATCAGCAAGTACCTccacaacaacagcagcaatcCTCACAAGCTGACTACCACGTCACCCAGCTTCAGCCTTACTTTGAGAATGGACGGGTCCAGTACCGCTACAGTCCTTATTCAGGCTCCAGTCCATTAGAGGTGCCTTACTGTGACATTGACCCTTACGGCACCATCCGAGTCCGGCACTTCCACTCATATGGCAGTCGAGATCCAGGAGCTGTTGTGGGGCGACCAGGTGGAAAAGCGGCTGGGTACCACTACCTTTCACGCCATGTTCTCCCATCTGGGAAGGAGCACAGCTTTGTGAGCAGAGACATTCCTCCTGGTCACCTGACCAAGGAAGCCCCTGCTTACCTTGGTTGGGACCCTGAGGAGTTAGAAAGACTCCATGCGCACTCCATCCGCAGGGAGAGCCGAGCACGACAGAAGATTAAAGGGCCCGTGCTCTCTCAGTATGACAATGTCGGCTTGTTCACGCCAGCAGATATATCAGGCTATGAAACCTTGCACTTACGCAGTAAATCTGATCCAGGTAAAACTGTATTGGTTGCAGCTGAGAGCAAAGATGGTCGCTACCTACCCAGACACCTGGTGTCAGACCCTGAGGGCCTCGTGTATTTGGAGACTGAGAAGCATATACAGGGCAGTGCAATAGGTGACAAGTCAGATGGACTTGTGAAGCAAAGCAGTTCCAAAAAATGCCAGTCCTCACACTCCCACCCTGCTACTCTGAGCCACAGTCTTGTCCATCTGCAGGAGAGCAGCCAACACGAGGCTGGAGAAGAAAAACTCTGCACAGACAGCAGTAGGTCCAAACACTGGCAGCAGGACTATTCCAGCAAAAGGAATGTCCAGCCTCGTTATGACTGTCCTGATCCCGACCATCACCAGAGTAAGGTTAAAACAATGAGTGGCTATCATGGAATAAATGAACAGCCGTCTGCACCCAGGGAACAGCTGCCCCGCTCCAAACCAGAGCGGTCACACAGCGTCCGAGAGCACCAGAGCAAACCTGAACCAGACAGAGACTACTCGTATCAGAAACCCAACACTAAAACGGTGTTATCCCATTATGATAATTTGGACGATTACCACCCAATACCTCAACCTCAGGCCCCTGGTCAAAAACGTGGAGGCTCCGGCTCCTATCCTGCTCCAGGATTCCCAGTCAGCCACAACAACAGAGCATACTCCACAGCGCTGGGCCAAGGAGCCTTTCTTCAGACTGATTTGGCCATCCAGCGGCCGGAGGCTGAGATACGCACAGAATGA
- the arhgap32b gene encoding rho GTPase-activating protein 32 isoform X6 produces MKSRPTKQKLKQRGILRERVFGCDLGEHLLNSGHDVPQVLKSCTEFIEKHGVVDGIYRLSGIASNIQKLRHEFDSEQIPDLTKDVYIQDIHCVGSLCKLYFRELPNPLLTYQLYEKFSEAVSAATDEERLIKIHDVIQQLPPPHYRTLEFLMRHLSHLAAFSYITNMHSKNLAIVWAPNLLRSKQIESACFSGTAAFMEVRIQSVVVEFILNHVDVLFSTKLSTLIREGAGHNSVSRPKSLLVSSPSTKLLSLEEAQARTQAQINSPVTEDSKYIEVGEGPAALQGKFHTVIEFPTERKRPPIKTKKSPVGSWRSFFNLGKSSSMSKRKLHRNPSEPNELKAMALTRGRGDTATLRSAKSEESLSSLHNVEGESKVYRPRRPRSSSDALSASFNGELLDSRQHCDSYDNLDATEDSDGDDGPICVPALISPPRSAGEDVDLSPPDIGMASLDFDPMSFQCSLHDTTYSFPLDDSPAGAEGLTLKRSPGSVRGKSNSSDVISASFLGGVTPRLSSTDLSPAAGEKAERRKLTSSYSFSDKPTQAVSPIKCGKTTSLEPFVTSELFSSEMPDMNAGRQVVPPQPVTPPSARRTSLSLMGSVLLRAGEPSLSEAFQMELHSKLTAFDSMDSRDAKTENGAGSQEHQGVVAPDSSKDTTPHSLCSAAPHSFPPPPPPPPKNAARMLALAMAESAQQVSVQSRSSEPSTPVSPLQSQDTLNFQDSPLHPLTHFQSPCEEEGGRGGSPLPNAAVLPITSPYASILIQDNKRQLSEATSMTTKNSDSTKLDASPLDTPLYQCAPVVVNSVSQISPSRKSPEKVKTFTGQATLHTSSSDTTPATTPSDSYTSSAGLPQPLPEAKPEETAPPPTLPKPSEQLLPQPPKKPTVLLPQPQTQSQQLNQPQAHIQPHGPPQLQPQTQPHAQTLPQAQSAPLTHPQLHSKASARVAPTSAEPVDKPWEAIKPVQPCTESTKYHDSCGAAPPTPPVRTMESKLATAALSQSEASFHILSDGSVPGCAEEALPHRSLSPLKSSTHQTAYLYHAKGEPVLIEPSGPPYYHQRAVPLGPQPSMPHHYRSDSVPPHVSYVSKSAPQIPYSARVDNRYSTLGPRSYHHSIKSRGNPRSVYVAPGPGHQGQGFGPVDRSHTYHTIRRVHSLHVPSTICSVPIQRTEVPPDDDMFFYHRPVYPCKAYQQVPPQQQQQSSQADYHVTQLQPYFENGRVQYRYSPYSGSSPLEVPYCDIDPYGTIRVRHFHSYGSRDPGAVVGRPGGKAAGYHYLSRHVLPSGKEHSFVSRDIPPGHLTKEAPAYLGWDPEELERLHAHSIRRESRARQKIKGPVLSQYDNVGLFTPADISGYETLHLRSKSDPGKTVLVAAESKDGRYLPRHLVSDPEGLVYLETEKHIQGSAIGDKSDGLVKQSSSKKCQSSHSHPATLSHSLVHLQESSQHEAGEEKLCTDSSRSKHWQQDYSSKRNVQPRYDCPDPDHHQSKVKTMSGYHGINEQPSAPREQLPRSKPERSHSVREHQSKPEPDRDYSYQKPNTKTVLSHYDNLDDYHPIPQPQAPGQKRGGSGSYPAPGFPVSHNNRAYSTALGQGAFLQTDLAIQRPEAEIRTE; encoded by the exons ATGAAGTCCAGACCCACCAAGCAAAAGCTGAAGCAGAGGGGCATCCTTCGCGAGAGGGTTTTTGGCTGTGACCTGGGCGAACACCTGCTCAACTCTGGCCATGATG TTCCTCAGGTCCTCAAGAGCTGCACAGAGTTCATCGAAAAGCACGGTGTGGTGGATGGCATCTACCGCCTCTCTGGAATTGCATCAAATATCCAGAAATTGCG GCATGAGTTTGACTCTGAACAGATCCCTGACTTGACCAAAGATGTGTACATCCAGGACATCCACTGTGTGGGCTCACTGTGTAAGCTGTACTTCAGAGAGTTGCCAAACCCCCTGCTCACCTACCAGCTATATGAGAAATTCTCT GAGGCTGTATCAGCGGCAACAGACGAAGAACGTCTCATCAAAATCCATGATGTCATCCAGCAGCTTCCTCCACCGCATTACAG GACTCTGGAGTTCCTAATGAGACACCTTTCCCACCTGGCAGCATTCAGCTACATCACCAACATGCACAGCAAGAACCTGGCAATCGTCTGGGCTCCCAACCTGCTGAG GTCGAAACAGATTGAATCGGCGTGTTTTAGTGGTACGGCGGCCTTCATGGAGGTCAGAATCCAATCGGTGGTGGTGGAGTTCATTCTCAACCACGTGGACGTTCTGTTTAGCACGAAACTGAGCACACTCATCCGTGAGGGAGCAG GTCACAACTCCGTGTCCCGGCCAAAGTCTCTGCTGGTCTCATCCCCATCCACAAAGCTGCTGAGTCTGGAGGAGGCTCAGGCCAGGACTCAGGCTCAGATCAACTCTCCAGTCACAGAAGACAGCAAGTACATCGAGGTGGGAGAAGGTCCGGCCGCTCTGCAGGGCAAGTTTCACACGGTCATCGAGTTTCCTACTGAGAG GAAGAGGCCTCCTATTAAAACCAAGAAGTCTCCTGTGGGTAGTTGGAGGTCTTTCTTTAACCTTGGAAAGTCATCTTCTATGTCCAAACGCAAGCTGCACCGTAACCCCAGTGAGCCAAATGAACTGAAGGCCATGGCTCTGACCA GAGGCAGAGGTGACACAGCAACATTGCGATCAGCCAAAAGTGAGGAGTCACTAAGTTCTCTGCACAATGTTGAAG GGGAGTCAAAGGTGTACCGCCCGCGACGTCCCCGCTCCAGCAGTGACGCCCTGTCAGCTTCCTTTAATGGCGAGCTGCTGGACAGCCGGCAGCACTGCGACTCCTACGACAACCTGGATGCCACAGAGGACAGCGACGGAGACGACGGGCCCATCTGTGTGCCTGCTCTCATCTCGCCGCCCCGCTCAGCAGGAGAAGATGTAGACCTCAGCCCACCTGACATTGGCATGGCCTCTTTGGACTTTGACCCCATGTCTTTTCAGTGTAGCCTCCATGACACCACCTACTCCTTTCCCCTGGACGACTCTCCAGCCGGGGCTGAAGGCTTGACACTCAAGAGGAGCCCCGGCAGCGTCCGTGGAAAAAGCAACAGTTCAGACGTCATCTCTGCTTCTTTTTTAGGCGGTGTGACTCCTCGTCTGTCGTCCACAGACTTGAGCCCGGCGGCTGGGGAGAAGGCAGAGAGGAGGAAGCTGACCTCTTCGTATTCCTTCTCAGATAAACCCACACAAGCTGTGTCACCTATTAAATGTGGGAAAACCACGAGTTTGGAACCATTTGTCACTTCAGAGCTGTTCTCTTCAGAAATGCCGGACATGAATGCAGGCAGACAGGTTGTCCCTCCGCAGCCGGTAACCCCTCCTTCAGCGCGCAGAACCTCGCTTTCCCTGATGGGCAGTGTGCTGCTGCGAGCAGGCGAGCCGTCCCTGAGCGAAGCCTTCCAAATGGAGCTGCACTCCAAACTCACAGCCTTTGATAGCATGGACAGTCGAGATGCAAAAACTGAGAATGGCGCAGGAAGCCAAGAACACCAAG GAGTTGTAGCTCCAGACTCGTCAAAGGACACCACCCCACATTCCTTATGCTCTGCAGCTCCCCATTcttttcctcctcctccccctcctcctcctaaAAACGCCGCCCGCATGTTGGCCCTGGCCATGGCTGAGTCTGCTCAGCAGGTCTCCGTTCAGTCTCGGTCCTCTGAGCCCTCCACTCCAGTGTCCCCTCTGCAGTCACAAGACACCTTGAACTTCCAGGACTCACCACTTCATCCGCTTACACATTTCCAAAGTCCCTGTGAAGAGGAAGGTGGACGGGGGGGTTCCCCGCTACCAAATGCTGCTGTCTTACCTATCACCTCGCCTTATGCCTCCATTTTAATTCAAGACAACAAACGGCAGCTATCAGAAGCAACCAGCATGACTACCAAGAACTCAGACAGCACCAAGTTAGATGCTTCTCCACTAGACACTCCTCTTTACCAATGTGCACCCGTCGTCGTCAACTCAGTTAGCCAGATTTCTCCAAGCAGGAAAAGCCCAGAAAAGGTGAAGACTTTTACTGGACAAGCCACACTCCACACCAGCTCATCTGATACCACTCCAGCAACCACCCCTAGTGACAGCTACACGAGCTCTGCAGGCTTACCACAGCCACTTCCTGAG GCCAAACCAGAAGAGACTGCACCACCTCCAACGCTTCCAAAACCATCAGAACAACTGCTGCCTCAGCCGCCTAAAAAGCCGACTGTCCTGCTGCCCCAACCTCAGACGCAGTCCCAGCAGCTAAATCAACCACAAGCTCACATCCAGCCTCATGGTCCACCACAGTTGCAACCGCAAACTCAGCCTCATGCACAAACCCTTCCACAGGCACAATCCGCACCCTTGACTCATCCTCAGCTGCACTCGAAAGCCAGTGCGAGAGTGGCCCCCACCTCTGCTGAGCCTGTTGATAAACCTTGGGAGGCCATAAAGCCTGTACAACCCTGCACAGAGTCCACAAAATACCACGACTCCTGTGGAGCGGCACCTCCAACTCCTCCAGTTCGTACTATGGAGAGCAAACTGGCTACAGCAGCACTCAGCCAAAGCGAAGCCTCCTTCCATATCTTGAGTGACGGTTCCGTGCCTGGCTGTGCGGAGGAAGCTCTGCCTCATCGTTCTCTTTCTCCCCTTAAATCTTCCACACACCAGACAGCCTACCTGTACCATGCTAAAGGAGAACCAGTCCTAATTGAGCCTTCTGGGCCTCCATATTATCACCAGAGGGCTGTTCCTCTGGGCCCACAGCCATCCATGCCACACCATTACCGGTCAGACAGTGTCCCTCCACACGTCTCCTATGTGTCTAAGTCTGCGCCTCAGATACCTTACAGTGCCAGAGTCGACAACCGATATAGCACTTTAGGCCCCAGGTCATACCACCATTCTATAAAGTCCAGGGGCAACCCCAGGAGTGTGTATGTGGCACCTGGACCAGGTCACCAGGGTCAGGGTTTTGGGCCTGTGGACAGGTCCCACACTTATCACACCATCCGCAGAGTGCACTCCCTCCATGTTCCTTCCACAATCTGTTCAGTGCCCATCCAAAGGACGGAGGTTCCTCCAGACGATGACATGTTCTTCTACCATCGGCCTGTGTATCCATGCAAAGCCTATCAGCAAGTACCTccacaacaacagcagcaatcCTCACAAGCTGACTACCACGTCACCCAGCTTCAGCCTTACTTTGAGAATGGACGGGTCCAGTACCGCTACAGTCCTTATTCAGGCTCCAGTCCATTAGAGGTGCCTTACTGTGACATTGACCCTTACGGCACCATCCGAGTCCGGCACTTCCACTCATATGGCAGTCGAGATCCAGGAGCTGTTGTGGGGCGACCAGGTGGAAAAGCGGCTGGGTACCACTACCTTTCACGCCATGTTCTCCCATCTGGGAAGGAGCACAGCTTTGTGAGCAGAGACATTCCTCCTGGTCACCTGACCAAGGAAGCCCCTGCTTACCTTGGTTGGGACCCTGAGGAGTTAGAAAGACTCCATGCGCACTCCATCCGCAGGGAGAGCCGAGCACGACAGAAGATTAAAGGGCCCGTGCTCTCTCAGTATGACAATGTCGGCTTGTTCACGCCAGCAGATATATCAGGCTATGAAACCTTGCACTTACGCAGTAAATCTGATCCAGGTAAAACTGTATTGGTTGCAGCTGAGAGCAAAGATGGTCGCTACCTACCCAGACACCTGGTGTCAGACCCTGAGGGCCTCGTGTATTTGGAGACTGAGAAGCATATACAGGGCAGTGCAATAGGTGACAAGTCAGATGGACTTGTGAAGCAAAGCAGTTCCAAAAAATGCCAGTCCTCACACTCCCACCCTGCTACTCTGAGCCACAGTCTTGTCCATCTGCAGGAGAGCAGCCAACACGAGGCTGGAGAAGAAAAACTCTGCACAGACAGCAGTAGGTCCAAACACTGGCAGCAGGACTATTCCAGCAAAAGGAATGTCCAGCCTCGTTATGACTGTCCTGATCCCGACCATCACCAGAGTAAGGTTAAAACAATGAGTGGCTATCATGGAATAAATGAACAGCCGTCTGCACCCAGGGAACAGCTGCCCCGCTCCAAACCAGAGCGGTCACACAGCGTCCGAGAGCACCAGAGCAAACCTGAACCAGACAGAGACTACTCGTATCAGAAACCCAACACTAAAACGGTGTTATCCCATTATGATAATTTGGACGATTACCACCCAATACCTCAACCTCAGGCCCCTGGTCAAAAACGTGGAGGCTCCGGCTCCTATCCTGCTCCAGGATTCCCAGTCAGCCACAACAACAGAGCATACTCCACAGCGCTGGGCCAAGGAGCCTTTCTTCAGACTGATTTGGCCATCCAGCGGCCGGAGGCTGAGATACGCACAGAATGA